One region of Aeromicrobium sp. Sec7.5 genomic DNA includes:
- a CDS encoding CCA tRNA nucleotidyltransferase, translating to MPSGRPEPGTPAGPSARSTELLHQHPVLTRLGELFAEHGHEIALVGGPVRDALLGRPVNDLDLATSARPEQIEQVVKGWADAVWDVGREFGTIGLRKGDDQIEITTYRSDAYEPGSRKPVVAFGDTLVGDLSRRDFTVNAMAVVLATAELVDPYDGRTALAERRLTTPVTAEQSFDDDPLRMMRAARFVAQLGFDADPDVVAAMTRQADRIEIVSAERVRDELDKTLCAADPVEGLRLLVDTGLADRVLPELPALRLTDDEHHRHKDVYEHSLTVLEQAIALEQRLDAQPDLVIRLAALLHDIGKPRTRKFHSGGTVTFHHHDVVGAKMTRKRLKELRYSNDVIDQVADLVELHLRFHGYGSGEWTDAAVRRYVRDAGDQLDRLHVLTRADCTTRNARKAARLQRTYDELEQRIEVLRGQEELDAIRPDLDGTQIMAILGIGPGREVGEAYRFLLDLRMDRGPMSEEHATEALRAWSAARD from the coding sequence GTGCCTTCCGGCCGCCCTGAGCCCGGCACCCCGGCCGGGCCTTCCGCCCGCTCGACGGAGCTGCTGCACCAGCACCCGGTGCTGACGCGGCTCGGTGAGCTGTTCGCGGAGCACGGCCACGAGATCGCCCTGGTCGGCGGCCCCGTGCGCGACGCGCTGCTGGGCCGACCGGTCAACGACCTCGACCTCGCCACGTCGGCCCGCCCCGAGCAGATCGAGCAGGTCGTCAAGGGCTGGGCCGACGCGGTCTGGGACGTCGGCCGCGAGTTCGGCACGATCGGTCTGCGCAAGGGCGACGACCAGATCGAGATCACGACGTACCGCAGCGACGCGTACGAGCCCGGCTCGCGCAAGCCGGTCGTGGCCTTCGGCGACACCTTGGTCGGCGACCTCTCACGCCGTGACTTCACGGTCAACGCGATGGCGGTCGTGCTCGCCACGGCCGAGCTCGTCGACCCCTACGACGGGCGCACCGCGCTGGCCGAGCGCCGACTCACGACGCCCGTCACCGCGGAGCAGTCCTTCGACGACGACCCGCTTCGCATGATGCGCGCGGCCCGCTTCGTCGCCCAGCTCGGCTTCGACGCCGATCCCGACGTCGTGGCGGCGATGACCCGACAGGCCGACCGGATCGAGATCGTCTCCGCGGAGCGCGTGCGCGACGAGCTCGACAAGACGCTGTGCGCGGCGGACCCCGTCGAGGGCCTGCGGCTCCTGGTCGACACGGGGTTGGCCGATCGCGTGCTCCCCGAGCTGCCGGCGCTGCGCCTGACCGATGACGAGCACCACCGGCACAAGGACGTCTACGAGCACTCCCTGACGGTGCTGGAGCAGGCGATCGCGCTCGAGCAGCGCCTCGACGCGCAGCCCGACCTGGTGATCCGTCTGGCCGCGCTGCTCCACGACATCGGCAAGCCCCGCACCCGCAAGTTCCACAGCGGCGGCACCGTGACGTTCCACCACCACGACGTGGTCGGCGCCAAGATGACGCGCAAGCGCCTCAAGGAGCTGCGGTACAGCAACGACGTGATCGACCAGGTCGCCGACCTCGTCGAGCTGCACCTGCGCTTCCACGGCTACGGCTCGGGCGAGTGGACCGACGCGGCGGTGCGCCGGTACGTCCGCGACGCCGGGGACCAGCTCGACCGCCTGCACGTCCTCACGCGGGCCGACTGCACGACCCGCAACGCCCGCAAGGCAGCGCGTCTGCAGCGCACGTACGACGAGCTCGAGCAGCGGATCGAGGTGCTCCGCGGGCAGGAGGAGCTCGACGCGATCCGGCCCGACCTCGACGGCACGCAGATCATGGCGATCCTCGGGATCGGGCCCGGCCGCGAGGTGGGCGAGGCGTACCGCTTCCTGCTGGACCTGCGGATGGACCGCGGCCCGATGTCCGAGGAGCACGCCACTGAGGCCCTCCGGGCCTGGTCCGCCGCCCGGGACTGA
- the murJ gene encoding murein biosynthesis integral membrane protein MurJ, whose amino-acid sequence MSRPRSARPTPRVIAVAAAWLVALLLVPVAPVNAATDPDVAVTIDTLTPGVLVPGEPLTISGTVRNDDAVTWTSTQAYASIARQPDRTRADLLDTIARGTGFSGSRIVDLETIADLGELEPGESVGFSITVPWADLDISSNAGVRTLGVQVLGTAPDGSRSTTPIGRAATVVTVGTAGAPTAVPGGLAVTLASPVGRDASGGPTGLDDLAAQVGPSGSLRRSLDLARSLPAGTATLVLDPQLAEVVARLTDEDTAPGADDLASLGLEELDLERLTSFGADLDAATAALPTVLLGYGGPDVTALTTAAGGAPLGDVVSAVTDRVVEGLELPGSRATWVPTGGLDAEVVRRIGAEQPLLVDVTDLADWEEQDGSVVSLESMDVDAAALVRRDLSGSLPGESTAATVRQQLLAERDFALRDRDGDPASRADAVVVTPAGWDPGPAWRMADVAGLWNSGLLSLPTSDLATPPADLAELGVPAQAMADTSVVDAVREMQVVSERVASISTDESGARSDELLMADLLGITWRSDPTTAIAIADERRAALESDLARPAIEGPPSFLLAGREGQVPVTIDNPTNNPIRVGIRVTSTNPQLQVDDVAPVDVPAASRSTVTIPLDVGQQSTTSLTAQLVTPDGDLIGAVARFNVRSSNTSTIIWIGMGVASALLVLAVARRLWKRSRGKGGPGLAAAPAPSPDDPPDDPPVDLPPADAPPADPPNDEAPIPETSDGSVAPTAESRVETPAPAPASDPEAQPERARVDQASSTDVTRASAWMALGTLVSRITGFLRALLLIWAIGTQLNGDIFNSANTVPNALYILVAGGVFNVVLVPQLVRTMRTDSDGGEAYANRVITLGLLVLGAATVVLMLAAPLLVRLVFDSLLFTEQFDDQRASALWLMYLCLPQVFFYGAFVLVGQVLNARGRFGPMMWAPIINNVVACVALVGYMVMFGREGGDDGFTVGESLVLGIGSTLGIVAQAAVLIPYLRAAGFHYRPRFDFRGVGLSHTLKLGAWTLATIVVNQVAFIVVNRLGTAGNLQGASNDETSSGSAVYSLGYIVSQVPHGVITVSLATAIMPTLASLALARDYSRFLETLAETMRTALVLLVPVAVAIACLGHDLARSISLGAASNGAGAIGNTIVALAPAVVVYSLMFLLIRAFYADEDTRVPFVVQSIVAVTNVALAITLTRAVTPEHVAPALGAALSSAYLVGALIALVWVRRRFGPVVDASLLAFLLRLTLACAGSAAAMLLAREALLGIGIDSRGPADSVVRLLVSGALGAGVYLLAARLARMEELQRLGSVIRSRR is encoded by the coding sequence GTGAGCCGCCCCCGATCAGCGCGTCCGACGCCGCGCGTGATCGCCGTCGCGGCGGCCTGGCTGGTCGCCCTCCTGCTGGTTCCCGTCGCGCCGGTGAACGCCGCCACGGACCCGGACGTCGCCGTCACGATCGACACCCTCACCCCCGGCGTGCTCGTGCCGGGCGAGCCCCTGACCATCAGCGGCACGGTCCGCAACGACGACGCCGTGACGTGGACCTCCACCCAGGCCTACGCCTCGATCGCGCGCCAGCCGGACCGGACCCGGGCCGACCTGCTCGACACGATCGCGAGAGGCACCGGGTTCTCGGGCTCCCGCATCGTGGATCTCGAGACGATCGCCGATCTGGGTGAGCTGGAGCCCGGCGAGTCCGTCGGGTTCTCCATCACGGTCCCCTGGGCCGACCTCGACATCTCCTCGAACGCCGGGGTGCGCACGCTGGGGGTGCAGGTGCTCGGCACCGCGCCCGACGGCAGCCGGTCGACGACCCCCATCGGCCGTGCCGCCACGGTGGTCACCGTCGGCACAGCGGGAGCGCCGACGGCCGTGCCCGGCGGGCTCGCCGTGACCCTCGCCTCGCCGGTCGGCCGCGACGCCTCAGGTGGCCCGACCGGCCTCGACGACCTCGCCGCCCAGGTGGGTCCGTCAGGATCGCTGCGCCGGTCGCTGGACCTGGCGCGGAGCCTTCCGGCCGGTACTGCGACCCTCGTGCTCGACCCCCAGCTGGCGGAGGTCGTCGCGCGGCTCACCGACGAGGACACCGCGCCCGGCGCCGACGACCTCGCCTCCCTCGGCCTCGAGGAGCTGGACCTCGAGCGGCTCACGTCGTTCGGCGCCGATCTCGACGCGGCCACGGCGGCGCTCCCCACGGTGCTGCTCGGCTACGGGGGGCCCGACGTGACGGCCTTGACCACGGCCGCCGGGGGTGCCCCGCTCGGCGATGTCGTGAGCGCGGTGACGGACCGGGTCGTCGAGGGCCTCGAGCTGCCCGGCTCCCGGGCCACCTGGGTGCCCACGGGCGGACTCGACGCCGAGGTCGTGCGCCGGATCGGTGCCGAGCAGCCGCTGCTCGTCGACGTCACCGACCTCGCGGACTGGGAGGAACAGGACGGTTCGGTCGTGAGCCTGGAGTCGATGGACGTCGACGCCGCCGCACTCGTGCGACGCGACCTGTCGGGTTCCCTGCCGGGCGAGTCCACGGCCGCGACGGTCCGCCAGCAGCTGCTCGCGGAGCGCGACTTCGCGCTGCGCGACCGCGATGGCGACCCCGCGTCGCGCGCCGATGCCGTCGTCGTGACTCCCGCCGGCTGGGACCCGGGGCCGGCCTGGCGGATGGCCGACGTGGCCGGTCTGTGGAACTCGGGGCTCCTGTCGCTCCCGACGTCCGACCTGGCCACCCCACCGGCAGACCTCGCCGAGCTCGGCGTGCCGGCCCAGGCGATGGCCGACACCTCCGTCGTCGACGCGGTCCGGGAGATGCAGGTCGTGTCGGAACGCGTCGCCTCCATCTCGACCGACGAGTCGGGCGCGCGGTCCGACGAGCTCCTGATGGCCGACCTGCTCGGCATCACCTGGCGCTCCGACCCCACCACCGCGATCGCCATCGCGGACGAGCGCCGGGCGGCCCTGGAGTCCGACCTCGCACGGCCGGCGATCGAGGGGCCGCCCAGCTTCCTGCTCGCCGGTCGGGAGGGTCAGGTACCGGTCACGATCGACAACCCCACGAACAACCCGATCCGTGTGGGCATCCGGGTCACCTCGACGAACCCGCAGCTGCAGGTCGACGACGTCGCCCCGGTCGATGTCCCGGCCGCCTCGCGCTCGACTGTCACGATCCCGCTCGACGTCGGACAGCAGAGCACGACGTCGCTCACCGCTCAGCTGGTCACTCCGGACGGCGACCTGATCGGCGCGGTCGCCCGGTTCAACGTTCGGTCGAGCAACACCAGCACGATCATCTGGATCGGCATGGGGGTGGCGAGCGCCCTGCTGGTGCTGGCGGTGGCCCGGCGGCTGTGGAAGCGCTCGCGTGGCAAGGGCGGACCCGGGTTAGCCGCCGCGCCAGCACCCTCGCCCGACGACCCGCCCGACGACCCGCCGGTCGACCTCCCGCCCGCGGACGCACCCCCGGCGGACCCCCCGAACGACGAGGCGCCGATCCCCGAGACCTCGGACGGCTCGGTCGCGCCGACAGCCGAGTCGCGGGTCGAGACGCCCGCCCCAGCCCCAGCCTCCGATCCGGAGGCCCAGCCCGAGCGTGCCCGGGTCGACCAGGCCTCGAGCACCGACGTCACGCGCGCGAGCGCCTGGATGGCCCTGGGCACGCTGGTCTCCCGCATCACCGGGTTCCTCCGAGCCCTGCTGCTCATCTGGGCGATCGGCACCCAGCTCAACGGCGACATCTTCAACAGCGCGAACACCGTCCCGAACGCGCTCTACATCCTGGTGGCCGGCGGCGTCTTCAACGTCGTGCTGGTGCCGCAGCTCGTCCGCACGATGCGCACCGACTCCGACGGGGGCGAGGCGTACGCCAACCGGGTGATCACGCTCGGGCTGCTGGTGCTCGGCGCCGCCACCGTGGTGCTGATGCTCGCGGCACCGCTGCTCGTGCGGCTGGTGTTCGACTCCCTGCTGTTCACCGAGCAGTTCGACGACCAGCGCGCCTCGGCCCTGTGGCTCATGTACCTGTGCCTGCCGCAGGTCTTCTTCTACGGCGCCTTCGTGCTCGTGGGCCAGGTGCTCAACGCCCGTGGCCGGTTCGGCCCCATGATGTGGGCGCCGATCATCAACAACGTCGTCGCGTGCGTGGCCCTGGTCGGGTACATGGTGATGTTCGGCCGCGAGGGCGGCGACGACGGGTTCACGGTCGGCGAGTCCCTCGTGCTCGGCATCGGCTCCACGCTCGGCATCGTCGCGCAGGCCGCGGTGCTGATCCCCTACCTCCGGGCCGCCGGCTTCCACTACCGGCCCCGGTTCGACTTCCGCGGTGTCGGTCTGAGCCACACGTTGAAGCTCGGCGCCTGGACGCTCGCCACGATCGTGGTCAACCAGGTCGCGTTCATCGTGGTCAACCGACTCGGCACGGCCGGCAACCTGCAAGGCGCCTCGAACGACGAGACGAGCTCCGGATCCGCGGTCTACAGCCTCGGCTACATCGTCAGCCAGGTGCCGCACGGCGTCATCACGGTCTCGCTCGCCACCGCGATCATGCCGACCCTCGCCTCACTCGCGCTGGCCCGTGACTACTCCCGCTTCCTCGAGACGCTCGCCGAGACGATGCGCACGGCCCTGGTCCTGCTGGTGCCCGTCGCGGTCGCGATCGCCTGCCTCGGGCACGACCTGGCGCGCAGCATCTCGCTCGGTGCCGCCAGCAACGGGGCGGGAGCGATCGGCAACACGATCGTCGCGCTGGCCCCCGCCGTCGTGGTCTACAGCCTGATGTTCCTGCTGATCAGGGCGTTCTACGCCGACGAGGACACCCGCGTGCCCTTCGTCGTGCAGAGCATCGTGGCGGTCACCAACGTGGCGCTGGCGATCACCTTGACGCGCGCGGTGACGCCCGAGCACGTGGCTCCGGCCCTGGGTGCCGCGTTGAGCTCGGCGTACCTCGTCGGCGCGCTGATCGCTCTCGTGTGGGTGCGCCGCCGCTTCGGCCCCGTCGTCGACGCCTCGTTGCTGGCCTTCCTCCTGCGCCTCACCCTGGCGTGTGCCGGCAGCGCAGCCGCGATGCTGCTGGCTCGCGAGGCCCTGCTCGGGATCGGCATCGACTCCAGGGGTCCGGCGGACAGCGTCGTCCGGCTCCTCGTGTCCGGTGCCCTCGGGGCCGGGGTGTACCTGCTCGCGGCGCGACTCGCCCGAATGGAGGAGCTGCAACGCCTGGGCTCCGTGATCAGGTCGCGCCGCTAG
- a CDS encoding protein kinase family protein, translated as MVGRRTLVSGDVIAERYHLQDLVQERLGATTWRAHDSVLSRNVGLELLPSDDARADRFLDAARGSTIVSDPRFLRVLDLIQDDHGHHMIVREWARAFPLDAVLAQAPLPSWRAAAIVIEVAEALMNAHDHGQYHRRLTPHQILLKESGAVRVVGLGVATALAPVGSSEQPDTAQLERLDVQGLGKLLYACLVSRWPGGHVDGLRAAPTEHGRVLRPRQVRAGVDREIDAICDRILGSPPVQHRRPITTVAEVAHELRGVLARLDPHDTAGGATTSPDLVRYDPVVEPLGPPPGLEPPRPRPKAWTPAPPTTLERRKAQARSLTKGERGMVLLGSVGVLAILLVIAFLVGRQGPVPEAGSEPSASATGNVGVLPLERVIDFDPQGDGSESADAVGLAIDGDPATSWTTQTYRGRADVGGLKDGVGLVLDLGSTRQVDSVRLNLVGAPTSLQIFTTATGVDEAPRALSDLSPVASVQDGGTDVTVSLPQATITRYVVVWLTSLPQVGDGEFRGEVAEVRVDGRS; from the coding sequence ATGGTGGGTCGACGCACACTGGTCTCCGGTGACGTTATCGCCGAGCGCTACCACCTGCAGGACCTCGTGCAGGAACGGCTGGGCGCGACCACCTGGCGGGCGCACGACTCCGTGCTGTCGCGCAATGTCGGCCTCGAGCTGCTGCCCAGCGACGACGCGCGGGCCGACCGCTTCCTCGACGCCGCCCGCGGGTCCACGATCGTCTCCGACCCCCGGTTCCTGCGCGTGCTCGACCTGATCCAGGACGACCACGGCCACCACATGATCGTGCGCGAGTGGGCCCGAGCCTTCCCGCTCGACGCCGTCCTCGCCCAGGCGCCGCTGCCGAGCTGGCGCGCAGCAGCGATCGTGATCGAGGTCGCCGAGGCCTTGATGAACGCCCACGACCACGGGCAGTACCACCGGCGCCTCACCCCCCACCAGATCCTGCTCAAGGAGTCCGGCGCGGTGCGTGTGGTGGGCCTCGGTGTGGCCACGGCCCTCGCCCCCGTCGGCAGCTCCGAGCAGCCCGACACGGCCCAGCTCGAGCGGCTCGACGTCCAGGGTCTTGGCAAGCTCCTCTACGCGTGCCTGGTGTCCCGATGGCCCGGTGGTCACGTCGACGGCCTGCGTGCCGCGCCCACCGAGCACGGTCGCGTCCTGCGACCTCGACAGGTCCGCGCCGGGGTCGACCGCGAGATCGATGCGATCTGTGACCGCATCCTCGGCTCGCCGCCGGTGCAGCACCGCCGACCCATCACGACGGTCGCCGAGGTGGCGCACGAGCTGCGTGGCGTCCTGGCGCGGCTGGACCCGCACGACACCGCCGGTGGTGCCACCACCTCGCCCGACCTCGTGCGATACGACCCCGTGGTCGAGCCGCTCGGTCCGCCGCCGGGCCTCGAGCCGCCTCGGCCACGACCCAAGGCCTGGACGCCGGCCCCGCCCACCACGCTGGAGCGACGCAAGGCGCAGGCGCGCAGCCTCACCAAGGGCGAGCGCGGCATGGTGCTGCTCGGATCGGTCGGGGTGCTGGCCATCCTGCTCGTCATCGCGTTCCTCGTCGGCCGCCAGGGCCCGGTGCCCGAAGCCGGCTCCGAGCCCAGCGCCTCGGCCACCGGCAACGTGGGCGTGCTGCCCCTCGAGCGGGTCATCGACTTCGACCCGCAGGGCGACGGCAGCGAGTCGGCCGATGCCGTGGGTCTGGCGATCGACGGCGATCCCGCCACCAGCTGGACGACTCAGACCTACCGCGGGCGCGCCGACGTCGGTGGTCTCAAGGACGGGGTCGGGCTCGTGCTCGACCTCGGTTCCACCCGGCAGGTCGACTCCGTGCGCCTGAACCTGGTGGGTGCCCCGACCAGCCTCCAGATCTTCACGACGGCCACCGGCGTCGACGAGGCGCCCCGGGCCCTCAGTGACCTGTCGCCCGTGGCCTCGGTGCAGGACGGCGGCACGGACGTCACCGTCAGCCTGCCGCAGGCCACCATCACGCGGTACGTCGTCGTCTGGCTGACCTCCCTGCCCCAGGTGGGCGATGGCGAGTTCCGCGGCGAGGTCGCCGAGGTGCGGGTCGACGGTCGCTCCTGA